Sequence from the Leptospira johnsonii genome:
TAAAGGATATAGAAAATGGTTCCGCAGGCAATGGACAAATTGGTTTTTGCCTAGAGTATTCCATAGAGACTTTAACGAGTCCAAGATTGTAGAATGTCCCGACCAAAAGCTGGTTGGCAGATCTTTTTCAGAATTAGCCAAAGAAAGAAAACAACATGTGGTCGAAACATTTTTGGATCTATGCGCTGAGTACGGTAACGATATCCGTTGGTATACTGTGATCGGTAACGATCGAAAAGGGCCTTTAAAATATATAGTCAGTCATCCGGATGTATTGATCGGATTTTCAGATGCGGGCGCTCACTTAAGGGGAATGGCACATTATAATTTCCCATTACGTTTTTTGAAATTAGTGAGAGATGCAGAACTGGAAGGAAAACCTTTTCTCTCGGCTGAAAAAGCTGTCTGGAGAGTTACCGGAGAGATCGCGGATTGGTTTGGTTTGGACACTGGAAAATTAAAGATCGGTGCACAGGCTGATATCGTTCTTTTGAATCCAAATGGTTTAAACGAAAAAGTGGAGACTATCCAAGAAACTCCAATGCCGGAGTTTGGAGGAATGGTTCGTTTAGTTCGCAGAAACGAAGAAGCGATCCGCGCTGTGTTGATTAACGGAAAAGTTGCGGTGGAGAATGGGGCAGTTCTTCCTGAGATCGGAAAAGAAACCGGTTTTGGAAGATTTATGGCTTATAAAGAAAAGGATTATCTTTATAATTCCAGAAAGGAATCTAAGAGATTACCTGCATCTGTAGCTTAAAGTTATAATAAAGGCGGAAGATATCAAGGAATACGAACTACGATCTTTCCGAAATGTTTTCCGTCTTTCAGATATTCTAATGCTTCTTTGAATTCGGAAAGTTCGTAGACTTTATCTACTACTGGCCTCAGTTTCCATTCTTCTATGGCTTTGTTCATAGCAAGGAAACCTTCTCGATGACCGACTACGATCCCTTGGACTTTGATCTGGTTCATGACCAAGGGTAAAAGGTTCAGATCCTTAATGGCGCCTGCTAAGATCCCGATCAGATGGATTGTGCCGAATAGTTTTACTGCTTTAATGGATTGCTCTAGAGTTCCAGCTCCTCCCACTTCTACTATATGGTCCGCGCCTTCTCCGCCTGTTAATTCTCTGATCTTTTCTCCCCAAGATATAATATTCTTGTAGTTGATCAGATGGTCCGCGCCTAAGGATTTTCCTCTTTCTAATTTTTCGTCAGAAGAAGAAGTTAAGTAAATGGTCGCTCCAACTGCTTTAGCAAATTGTAATGCAAATAAGGAGACTCCCCCTGTTCCTTGTATGACTACGGATTCTCCTTTTTTGAGTTGGTTCTCCACGAAGAAGGAAGACCAAGCGGTAAGTCCCGCGCAAGGAAGTGTGGCCGCTTCCTCAAAACTGAGATGAGAAGGCATTGGGACCACACCAGTTGCCGGAAGAATTGCGTATTGTCTTAGGGTCCCGTCTAAAGGGCCGCCTAGAGTAGTCCTGAGTTCTTTTTTGGTTGCATGTCCCGACAACCAATAAGGAGCAAAGGTTGCATTGATCTTGTCTCCGGTTTTGATGCCGGTGACATTCTCTCCAATCTCTAATATCTCTCCGGATCCATCGCTGCAAGGAACCATAGGGACCGGAAAATTGGGATTGTACTTTCCTTGTACCACGAGATAGTCCCTGAAATTTAAGGATGCCGCTCTAAAACGGACTAAAACTTCTCCAGGGCCTGGCTCGCCCGGGTCTGGTAGATCGATTAAGGAAAGATTTTCTTTTCCGAAAGAGGAAAGTTGGACCGCTTTCATTTAATTATACTTTTATAATGTAGTTCGGAGGGTAGAAGGGCTCCTGGGACCAGGAGCCCTTCTGAGGTAGTTTACTTTCTACCTAGTCCTAATTTATCCGCACCTACAAGGATACTCATGTTTCCTGCAGGGTGTTTGTTTTCTTTCATCAACTGGTGAGCTTGCGCAGTTTCGTTAAACTGGAAGGTTTGAGAAAGAACCGGATCCACTTTTTTATCGATCACAAGTTGGTTCAGACCGGCTGCGTTTTCGTCATTTGCAAAGTGAGAACCTTGGAGACGTTTTTGGCGCATCCACAGATATCTTAAGTCTACGGTTGCGTTATAACCTGTGGTCCCGGCGCAGATGACTACCATTCCTCCGGTTTCACATACGAATACGGAAGTAGGGATGGTGGTCTCACCTGGATGTTCAAATACGATCTTAGGATTGTTTCCTTTTCCTGCGATGTCCCAGATAGCCTTTCCGAATTCGCGGGCTTGTTTGGTCCATTCTACAAATACTTCAGGCTTATTAATATCCGAAGTCAGAGCACCCCAATGTTTGAAGTTATTTCTGTTAATTACTCCGGCCGCGCCAAGTTTCTTACAGAAATCGATCTTATCGTCGGAAGACACTACAGCTATTGGAATTCCACCGGCTGCCTTTACGATCTGGATTGCCATCGCTCCGAGTCCACCGGCTCCTCCCCAGATCAATACCACGTCTCCCGGTTTTACATCGTTCGGCTTCCAGTGATGAAGCATTCTGTATGCGGTTGCTCCAACGAGCATATAAGCAGCTGCTTCTTCCCAAGAAAGATGTTTTGGTTTAGGAAGACATTGGTGGTCTTGGACTTTACAGAACTGAGCAAAGGATCCCCAGTTCGTTTCATACGCCCAAATCAATTCGGAAGGTGCAAGCATAGGATCATTCCCCGCCTTGACCCAAGGATCGTTCTTGTCCCAGATCCCGCAGTGAAGGACTACTTCGTCCCCGACTTTTACGTTCTTAACATCGGAACCTACTTTATATACGATCCCGGATGCGTCTGAACCACCGATATGAAACTTTTCAGGCTCGCCTTTCTTATTTCTTGCGGCGATCACATCTACCGGAAATCCAAGTCCGGCCCAAACGTTATTATAATTAATACCGGCTGCCATAACTGCAACCAGCACTTCATCTGGAGCGATTTCAGGGACATCTATCTCTTCCGGCTGGATGGATTTGATTGGATCGCCAAAACGCTCTGGTCGGATGACCTGTGCATGCATTTTTTTAGGGACCACCCCTAATGGAGGGAGTTGGCCAATTGGTACGATTTCAGGTGCGCTCATGGGGACCAGAAAACAGAACCGACCGAGGCTTACGAGAAAAAAAAGAGTCCTAAACTTGGCTTTCTGGCCTAAGTAAGAAGGATATGATCGATCCTTTCTTCCAAACCTCTGACCCTATCCTCAAAAAATCTCACCGAGGAAATGGAAAGTATGAGGCTATGCAATAGGTCCACGAGAAGGGAAAGCTTTAGTTCCGCGTTTTTAGCCGGGGGATTACGATCCACGGCCGCATCCAATAACTTTCTGTACTGGGCTCCGTAATGGTTCGTATATTCTTGGACTAGGTTTTCGGGCGCAGAATAGACCAAGCTGAATGGAAGTTTAGCTCTATCAGGGAACTGTCTTGCGATATCGGAAATTGCCCGGAACACGGACACAACTTCTTCTCTTAAACCTTTATCTTTTACCACTCTACTTCGGATATCGTTCAATATCATCAAATGAGTGGCGACCAACGCTTTTCTGAACAAGTTTTCTTTGGAATGGAAATGATGATAGATACTAGGTTGCTCCAACCCGCATTCTCTGCTGATCTCTCTCAGGGAAGTTCCATGGAAACCCTTGCGGGCAAAAGCAATCGCAGCGCCTTCTAAAATTCTCTCTCGAGAATTTCTGAACACACCATTTGTGGGGTAGACAGGGCTACCGTCCTTCTTTTTCACCGATCCGACCTCTTTTAGGAGGATTAATCCGGCGAAATGATTTTTTTTGTCTGAAGATCGAAGATCCCGAAATCGCCGGAAGATCTATCCTTTCGGATAGAAATTTCACTATATAGGCGAAGATATAGCAAACGCCAGAATTCCGCAATTCATTAACGTATTGGGAAAGGTTATTTAGATCAATCTTGTCTGAATGCTAGTCTTACCTTGACTTGTGATGTAGTCTTAAGATTCAGAACTCCTTTTTAAAAACTTCGAAGTAGTTATTTAACTCACTCGTACCTGGAAGCCTACCTTCGGCCCCTGGTTGTTTTTTGCCGGGAGAACCGGGTTGGTTCAGATTTTGGTCTTTTTCTTCCCGCCCGAATGCGGCTGCAGGAGTGTATAATTGGCTTCCGAATAATAGTTCAAAGTTTGCAACGTTAGACTCTGATTCATCTAGTCTGATCTCTACTAAGAAATGATTCTCTCCGAATCTTGCTTCCCATTCATATACGAAAGATGGTTCTACAAATCCTGTGAACAAAGGAGATAATTTTCTATCTTCGCTGTCTGATTGGAAGATATGTACCATAACGGATTGGTCCGGATTTTCGTGAGCGAGACCTACGCCTAATTTGCGGACGATCTTTCTGTCCTTTCCTTCCGGGAATTGAAGTTTAAAAGATACTGTGCTTCCTTTGAATACGGAACCTGTAAAATGGGATTTTCGATCTACAACATATCCTCTGTCTTTTAGAGAAACCTTAACTTCTTCTACCAACTTTTTGAATGTAGGAGGTCCTCCTGCTATGGACTCTTTGAAGTTAGCTGGAGGATTAGAAGGAGCAGTTTGGGTGTAGAGATCAGATTGGATAATTAAGAATAAAAACAAAATTAAGGGAAAGAATCCATATCGGGGACGTTCTAATAGAAAAGATCGCATGATTACTAACAGACTAACTTGGATCGTACATTCTCGCCAGGTTTTTTCGAAAATAATTCGGAAAATAGAGTAGAATCCCTTGGGAAAAGCCCAAAAAAAACGATAAATGAATTATGCGCCCTGTTCTAAGAAAAAACTCGGAGGAATCATGAAAACGAATCTGGGTATTCTCACCTTTACATTGGTCTCGGTTTCCCTTTTATCTAATTGCGTTTCCCAATCTAAATACGATGCCTTGCAGGCGATGTACGACGAAAAAGCAAGGGACCTCTCCAATTTGGAAAAAGATAAGTCTTCTCTCCAAAGATCCGTAGAAGATATGAAAAGGATCCAAGAAGAAACGGAAAGAAGGATCGCTGATTATAAAAGTTTATTAGAAAGTTTTAAAAGTATGATCGATTCCGGAAAACTAAAGATCCGGATCGTAGATGGGAGAATGGTAGTGGTACTTTCTTCCGATATATTATTCGCTCCCGGTTCTGCGAGTTTATCTTCTAAGGGAACGGACGCGATTAAAGAAGTCACAGGGATCTTATCTTCTCTCCATGGAAGAAGATTCCAGGTAGAAGGTCATACGGACGATGTGCCCACCGGTATTAAAGGATACTCAAATTGGGAGCTTGCATCCGCAAGAGCTTTGAATGTACTTCATACTATGGTTAAGTCTGGAATGCCGGAAGATAGGATCAGTGCGGCTTCTATGGGATCTTCTCGTCCTTCTGTCCCGAATACAAGTGTGGAGAATCGAACAGCGAATCGAAGGATAGAAATTGTAATTGTTCCAGACTTATCTAATCTACCTGGGATTGAAGAATTACGTAAACTGAGTGAGTAGACCAGGCCTAGGATTCGCTTGGCGAATTACTGCACCCTATAAACTATGGTCCTATCCCCTCTTTTATAAAATTCCTTCGGTGTTAGGTAGGTTGTATGATCAGCGTTTCGGGTCTGTCTCTGAATTTCGGAAAGAAAATTCTTTTTGAAAACGTTACTGTTAAATTTAAAGAAAGCTGCAGATACGGTCTGATCGGAGCCAACGGTTCCGGTAAATCCACTTTTATGAAAATCCTTGCCGGATTGGAACAAGCTGCCGCGGGTTCCGTTGCAATTGACGGTGGAATTAAAGTAGGTTACTTAAAACAGGACCATTACGAATACGAAAACGAAACAGTATTGAATACTGTAATGATGGGGAATAAGGAACTTTGGACGATTGCCAAAGAAAGAGACGAAATTTATTCCAAACCTGAAATGTCCGATGAGGATGGTATCCGAGTTTCCGAATTAGAGGAAGCTTTCGGAGAGATGGGCGGATATGAAGCAGAAAGCGTCGCAGGTGAATTATTAGAAGGTTTAGGAATTCCAACAAACATCCACAATCAGACACTTTCATTTTTAACAGGCGGATTTAAACTTAGGGTATTACTCGCTCAGGTCCTATTCCAAAAACCTGATGTTTTACTTTTAGATGAGCCTACCAACCACTTGGATATCAAGACTATTCACTGGTTAGAATCTTTCTTATTGAACTACAAAGGCGTTGTTATTGTTATCTCCCACGACCGTCACTTCATCAACTCGGTTGCTTCTCATATTTGCGACTTAGATTACCAAACGATGACCGTTTATCCTGGTAACTATGACGAGTATATGGAAGCTTCTCAGGCTGCTAGAGAAAGAGCTCAGTCTGATAATAAAAGATCGAAAGAAAAAATTGCTGAATTACAAGAGTTCGTAAGCAGATTCAGCGCCAACGCTGCAAAATCCAAGCAAGCTACTTCTCGCCAAAAGATGATAGAGAAGATCAAAGATAATATGGCGGAGATCAGACCTTCTTCTAGATTATTCCCTTATATCGTTTTCAAAATGAAACGAGTACTCGGTAAAGATGTAATCCTTGCGGACAATATTTCCAAGGCTTACGAAGACAGAGTTATCTTTAAAGACTTTACGATCAATATCACAAAAGGGGAGAAGATTGCAATCATAGGAACGAACGGAGTAGGAAAAACTACTCTCTTAAAAACTCTGATGAAGCAGATCGATCCTGATTCAGGAACGGTTGCTTTCGGAGATTCCGTGGAAGCTTCTATCTTTCCTCAGGACCATAGGGAAGGGATCGGAGAAGACGCCGACTCTATTATAGAATGGCTATATAGATATGCTCCTCCGGGCACCGAGATGGAAGAGATCCGAGCCGTTTTAGGAAGAATGCTTTTCAGCGGGGACATGGCTAAAAAACCAACTCAGGTTCTTTCGGGAGGAGAAAAATCCAGGATCATTTTAGGAAAGATGATCATGGCCCAGGATAACCTTTTGGCCTTGGACGAACCAACAAACCACTTGGATTTGGAATCCATCGAGTCTTTGAACTATGCATTGACCAAGTTCGAAGGAACCATCCTATTTGTTTCTCATGACAGGGAATTCATAAGTTCCATTGCAACCCGAGTTCTGGAGGTTACCACAGAAGGTATCCGAGACTTCAAAGGAACCTACGAAGAGTTCTTAGAAAGAGAAGGACAAGAATTTTACAAACGTCTGGCAGGCGGACCTGTTCTTACGGAAGCTCAGTAAGATCGGATATTTTTATTCAAAACATATTCAGTTTTATGAATATGTTTTCAGGTATTTTACTAATTCATCCAAAGCTTTCTTACGATGAGAAACCGAATTCTTTTTCTCATCTGAGACTTGGGAAAAATGTGCGGAGAAGGGTGGGTAATAAAAAATAGGATCGTATCCGAATCCGTTCCCACTTGTATCATAACTATCGGATATCAAACCGGGGCATTCTCCTTCGAAAGTAAATTCTCCTTCCGAACTGACTAACGCGATCACGCAGACGTACTTTGCGTTCCGGTTTTTTTCCCCCTTCATTTTTTCCAGAAGAAGTCTGGCTCTTCCCTCGTCGTCTAAACCTTCTCCGCCGAAACGAGCGGAATAAACTCCGGGTTCTCCACCTAGAGCTTCTACACAAATTCCGGAATCATCCGCTAAGGAAGGAAGTTTGGAAAGAGAGAATAATTCCCGGGCTTTGAGAAGGGCATTCTCTGTAAAAGTTTTACCTGTTTCTTCCGGACCGAAATCGATCCCTAACTCCTTCGGGGTGGATAAGTTAAACCCTAAAGGAGAAAGGATGGCTCGAATTTCGCGAACTTTATGGGAATTGTTGGAGGCTAAAGAAAGGGATTTCAATTTCCCAATTTGAACTCGTCAAAAGCATCTTCGATAGTAGGAAGAACTTTAAACACTTTGTCCAACATTGTGATCTCGAATAGTTGGAGAAGATCGTCGTCATTCACTACTATGATGATATCCCCTTCTGCTGAATTGAACTTTTTTTTGTAAGAGACTAGGATCCCCAACGCAGTTGAGCAAATATGACTCACCTCTGTAAGATCGATAATGATCTTAGGAGAAGGTTCGAAATTATGGTCGCTCAGGTTGCGGTCCAGTTCCTCGCTGTCGGATTGCAAAATAGATCCGGAAATTTTGATGATGTGGATGTCGCCTTGAACCGTTATTTCCATGTGGGTAACGAACCTTGTGTGCATATTCGATTTTTTAATAGCAAGCAAAAAACAGCCTTTCGTGAACTTCTTTGCCCCTTCTTCTCGAATAATTTTAGAAAAAGAAGGGGATGGGCCTTTTTTCAGGAATTTCTCCCGAAAAAACTTCGTTTATGTCCCGCAATTGGGCCTCCTTTGAGGTCTTATCCTATTTTCCGATCAGGAAACCTTCTGTAATTGCTCTCTGAAAACTTCGGAGGTCATCTTGACTTTGTATTTTGCAATCAATTTATCTTTGAGAATTGCAAACGGTTTTTCAGTGATCAAATGGTAGAAATACGCGAAGAAGAAAACTGTTAGTCCGACTGGGATGGTATAGAGCAGAAATTCGTGCTGTTCTAATTTTTTATCCGCGTAAAGCAACTTTCTAGAAATAGGCGTCATCACCACAATATGAATGATATATGCGCAGTACGATAATTTTGCAAAAGGAGAGAATCCTTTCCAAGAAAGGAATTTTCCGATCGGATCTCCTTTTCTCATAGAGAGAATAAAAATCCCGATCCATAGCAGAGCAAAACTTGGGTAGCGAATGACTTGATGAAATCCCATTTCGAATTCGTTAGCTAATGCAGTGTAGGTCAATAGTCCGATCCAAAGTCCTGCATGTAGATAATTTGCCCAAGGTCCAAGTTGGAGAGCCTTTTCGACCCATCCTTTATGAAAATTGAATATATACGCGAATATAATACCATAAAGAACCGAATCTATATGTCCGTGGAAGGGATAATAAATATATCCATTGTATAGATCTACACTATCTGAACCGGAGGTCTTTAAAACAACCGTATACATAAAGATCGCACGATAGATCAAAGGAAGTGCGGTAAGAAAGATCAAAAATCCCAACCTAAAACGTTTTGGAACATATCTGAAAATGCCTAACAGAAAGATCGGAAACGCGATATAGAATTGTTCCTCTAAAGAGAGGGACCAACCGTGGAACATAGTTCCTTTAAAATAGTCGGAAAGATAAAGAAAATCGAACCATATCTTACTTTTAGCGGCAATTATCTGATCTACAAATTCGGGAGGTGCGCTTTTAAGCATTGCGGGGATGAATATGAAATACTGTAATATTAAGAAAATATAAAACGGAGGAAAAATCCTTAAAGACCGTTTTAGATAGAAAAACTTCCAGTTTATGGTACCTTTGGATTCCAATTCCGCAAACAAAGGACTTGCGATCAGGAACCCACTTAACGGAAAGAATAGATCCAAACAAACAGAACCGTTATTTAAGAAATTTCTTAAGTATGGATCTATATCAGGAATAAAGATCTGAACTGTACGGTACATATGTCCATAGATCAGCATAAAAAAGCCTAAGGTTCTTGCCCCGTTAAAAGGTGCGATCTCCCTTTCGTCAGGTTTAAAAATTCCTAGGAAATATTCTTTCATTCAATGATCCTTACTATTGTGGATTTATAGTGAAAGGAGTTCCTGTTTAGGATTTGAAACTCTTCACTTTCTTTTTCTGGTGTTTCTAATGTGATTGTAATTGCAGATTCCGAGTCGCTGCATCGGAAGGATTTCGGGACTAAAAAATGCCATTCTTCATTTAGGCAGGAGTTGTACCCTTCTCTAGTTAGTCTGAGAAGAATTCCTAAACTTAGATCCCCCTGTCCGAAATCTTTTGGATCGGATTTCCAGCGAATTCTGTATTTGGTTCCTTTTTGAGGAGAGATCGCCGTCACAAATTTTTCAGGTCTATCATCGTACTCGAATTCTGTGTTTTTACCATAGATGGCGATGCAGAGGAATATTATGGAAATAGAATAGATCTGAAAGCTTCTGGTATTCGGGAATTCGAATTTGGATAGAATGATCTTTAAGTTCAGATAATAAAGAAGTCCCGCTAGAACATAGGTAAACCAGTAAATATGGGAGATCTGGCCCCCTTTCATCTTGAATGCACCGAATAATGTGATGAAGAAAGCCCAGATTAGTGTTTTGAGTAAAGATCTATCAAATTCTTGTAATTTATTCTTCCAGAAACTAGGAATTCCGAATAATAGACCAACCGCTAAAAGTGCCGGGATCTGTTTTGGAATACTAAGTGGAGAAACGTAATAAGATAGAACATACTGTAATGTTG
This genomic interval carries:
- a CDS encoding STAS domain-containing protein, which produces MEITVQGDIHIIKISGSILQSDSEELDRNLSDHNFEPSPKIIIDLTEVSHICSTALGILVSYKKKFNSAEGDIIIVVNDDDLLQLFEITMLDKVFKVLPTIEDAFDEFKLGN
- a CDS encoding TetR/AcrR family transcriptional regulator, encoding MKKKDGSPVYPTNGVFRNSRERILEGAAIAFARKGFHGTSLREISRECGLEQPSIYHHFHSKENLFRKALVATHLMILNDIRSRVVKDKGLREEVVSVFRAISDIARQFPDRAKLPFSLVYSAPENLVQEYTNHYGAQYRKLLDAAVDRNPPAKNAELKLSLLVDLLHSLILSISSVRFFEDRVRGLEERIDHILLT
- the ccrA gene encoding crotonyl-CoA carboxylase/reductase, with the translated sequence MSAPEIVPIGQLPPLGVVPKKMHAQVIRPERFGDPIKSIQPEEIDVPEIAPDEVLVAVMAAGINYNNVWAGLGFPVDVIAARNKKGEPEKFHIGGSDASGIVYKVGSDVKNVKVGDEVVLHCGIWDKNDPWVKAGNDPMLAPSELIWAYETNWGSFAQFCKVQDHQCLPKPKHLSWEEAAAYMLVGATAYRMLHHWKPNDVKPGDVVLIWGGAGGLGAMAIQIVKAAGGIPIAVVSSDDKIDFCKKLGAAGVINRNNFKHWGALTSDINKPEVFVEWTKQAREFGKAIWDIAGKGNNPKIVFEHPGETTIPTSVFVCETGGMVVICAGTTGYNATVDLRYLWMRQKRLQGSHFANDENAAGLNQLVIDKKVDPVLSQTFQFNETAQAHQLMKENKHPAGNMSILVGADKLGLGRK
- a CDS encoding ATP-binding cassette domain-containing protein, encoding MISVSGLSLNFGKKILFENVTVKFKESCRYGLIGANGSGKSTFMKILAGLEQAAAGSVAIDGGIKVGYLKQDHYEYENETVLNTVMMGNKELWTIAKERDEIYSKPEMSDEDGIRVSELEEAFGEMGGYEAESVAGELLEGLGIPTNIHNQTLSFLTGGFKLRVLLAQVLFQKPDVLLLDEPTNHLDIKTIHWLESFLLNYKGVVIVISHDRHFINSVASHICDLDYQTMTVYPGNYDEYMEASQAARERAQSDNKRSKEKIAELQEFVSRFSANAAKSKQATSRQKMIEKIKDNMAEIRPSSRLFPYIVFKMKRVLGKDVILADNISKAYEDRVIFKDFTINITKGEKIAIIGTNGVGKTTLLKTLMKQIDPDSGTVAFGDSVEASIFPQDHREGIGEDADSIIEWLYRYAPPGTEMEEIRAVLGRMLFSGDMAKKPTQVLSGGEKSRIILGKMIMAQDNLLALDEPTNHLDLESIESLNYALTKFEGTILFVSHDREFISSIATRVLEVTTEGIRDFKGTYEEFLEREGQEFYKRLAGGPVLTEAQ
- a CDS encoding OmpA/MotB family protein, which encodes MKTNLGILTFTLVSVSLLSNCVSQSKYDALQAMYDEKARDLSNLEKDKSSLQRSVEDMKRIQEETERRIADYKSLLESFKSMIDSGKLKIRIVDGRMVVVLSSDILFAPGSASLSSKGTDAIKEVTGILSSLHGRRFQVEGHTDDVPTGIKGYSNWELASARALNVLHTMVKSGMPEDRISAASMGSSRPSVPNTSVENRTANRRIEIVIVPDLSNLPGIEELRKLSE
- the rdgB gene encoding RdgB/HAM1 family non-canonical purine NTP pyrophosphatase; amino-acid sequence: MKSLSLASNNSHKVREIRAILSPLGFNLSTPKELGIDFGPEETGKTFTENALLKARELFSLSKLPSLADDSGICVEALGGEPGVYSARFGGEGLDDEGRARLLLEKMKGEKNRNAKYVCVIALVSSEGEFTFEGECPGLISDSYDTSGNGFGYDPIFYYPPFSAHFSQVSDEKKNSVSHRKKALDELVKYLKTYS
- a CDS encoding acyltransferase family protein, translated to MKEYFLGIFKPDEREIAPFNGARTLGFFMLIYGHMYRTVQIFIPDIDPYLRNFLNNGSVCLDLFFPLSGFLIASPLFAELESKGTINWKFFYLKRSLRIFPPFYIFLILQYFIFIPAMLKSAPPEFVDQIIAAKSKIWFDFLYLSDYFKGTMFHGWSLSLEEQFYIAFPIFLLGIFRYVPKRFRLGFLIFLTALPLIYRAIFMYTVVLKTSGSDSVDLYNGYIYYPFHGHIDSVLYGIIFAYIFNFHKGWVEKALQLGPWANYLHAGLWIGLLTYTALANEFEMGFHQVIRYPSFALLWIGIFILSMRKGDPIGKFLSWKGFSPFAKLSYCAYIIHIVVMTPISRKLLYADKKLEQHEFLLYTIPVGLTVFFFAYFYHLITEKPFAILKDKLIAKYKVKMTSEVFREQLQKVS
- a CDS encoding zinc-dependent alcohol dehydrogenase family protein gives rise to the protein MKAVQLSSFGKENLSLIDLPDPGEPGPGEVLVRFRAASLNFRDYLVVQGKYNPNFPVPMVPCSDGSGEILEIGENVTGIKTGDKINATFAPYWLSGHATKKELRTTLGGPLDGTLRQYAILPATGVVPMPSHLSFEEAATLPCAGLTAWSSFFVENQLKKGESVVIQGTGGVSLFALQFAKAVGATIYLTSSSDEKLERGKSLGADHLINYKNIISWGEKIRELTGGEGADHIVEVGGAGTLEQSIKAVKLFGTIHLIGILAGAIKDLNLLPLVMNQIKVQGIVVGHREGFLAMNKAIEEWKLRPVVDKVYELSEFKEALEYLKDGKHFGKIVVRIP